A section of the Rattus norvegicus strain BN/NHsdMcwi chromosome 15, GRCr8, whole genome shotgun sequence genome encodes:
- the Cebpe gene encoding CCAAT/enhancer-binding protein epsilon has protein sequence MSHGTYYECEPRGGQQPLEFSGGRAGPGELGDMCEHEASIDLSAYIESGEEQLLSDLFAMKPTPEARSLKGPGTPSFPHYLPADPRPFAYPSHTFGPDRKALGPGIYSNPGSYDPRAVAVKEEPRGPEGNRGTGRGSYNPLQYQVAHCGQTAVHLPPTLAAPGQPLRVLKAPVAAAAPPCSPLLKAPSPAGPSHKGKKAVNKDSLEYRLRRERNNIAVRKSRDKAKRRIMETQQKVLEYMAENERLRSRVDQLTQELDTLRNLFRQIPEAASLIKGVGGCS, from the exons ATGTCCCACGGGACCTACTATGAATGCGAGCCTCGGGGTGGCCAGCAGCCACTTGAGTTCTCAGGGGGTCGAGCTGGGCCCGGGGAGCTGGGGGACATGTGTGAGCATGAGGCCTCCATTGACCTCTCCGCCTACATCGAGTCTGGGGAAGAACAGCTACTTTCTGACCTCTTTGCCATGAAGCCAACGCCTGAAGCCCGAAGCCTTAAGGGCCCAGGAACACCTTCATTTCCTCACTACCTGCCGGCTGACCCTCGGCCATTTGCCTATCCCTCACACACATTTGGCCCAGATAGGAAGGCTTTGGGACCTGGCATCTACAGCAACCCAGGGAGCTACGACCCCAGGGCTGTGGCGGTGAAAGAGGAGCCTCGAGGGCCAGAGGGCAACCGAGGCACCGGCAGAGGCAGCTACAATCCCCTGCAGTACCAAGTGGCACACTGTGGGCAGACAGCAGTGCACCTCCCCCCGACCCTGGCAGCACCTGGCCAGCCCCTGCGCGTCCTCAAG GCCCCTGTGGCGGCTGCTGCCCCTCCCTGCAGCCCCCTTCTCAAGGCACCCTCCCCTGCTGGCCCCTCGCACAAGGGCAAGAAGGCAGTGAACAAAGATAGCCTGGAGTACCGGCTGCGACGCGAACGCAACAACATCGCAGTGCGCAAGAGCCGGGACAAAGCCAAGAGGCGCATTATGGAGACACAGCAGAAGGTGTTAGAGTACATGGCGGAAAATGAGCGTCTGCGCAGCCGCGTGGACCAGCTCACCCAGGAGTTAGACACTCTCCGCAACCTCTTCCGCCAGATCCCCGAGGCTGCCAGCCTCATCAAGGGTGTCGGGGGCTGCAGCTGA